One genomic segment of Pedobacter endophyticus includes these proteins:
- a CDS encoding RidA family protein produces MENLTADERFEQLKLNLPPAPAPLGVYKPCLVDGKYLYLSGHGPVQEDKSLIIGRIGSDLNQDEGKLAALQVGLTMLSTIKTNLGSLNKVKRVIKVLGMVNCTPEFEKHPFIINGCSELFAKVWGEENGIGVRSAVGFGSLPDNIPVEIEALFELF; encoded by the coding sequence ATGGAAAATTTAACTGCCGACGAGCGTTTTGAACAATTGAAACTGAATTTGCCACCCGCACCTGCACCGCTCGGCGTTTATAAGCCATGCCTCGTTGATGGGAAATACCTTTATTTGAGCGGTCATGGTCCCGTTCAAGAAGATAAATCGTTGATTATTGGCCGCATTGGTTCTGATTTAAATCAAGATGAAGGAAAACTTGCCGCTTTACAAGTGGGCCTAACTATGCTTTCTACAATTAAAACCAACCTTGGTAGCCTCAACAAAGTAAAGCGTGTAATCAAAGTTCTGGGCATGGTAAATTGCACCCCTGAGTTTGAAAAACATCCGTTCATTATTAATGGATGCAGCGAACTTTTTGCCAAGGTTTGGGGCGAAGAAAATGGAATTGGCGTAAGAAGTGCCGTAGGTTTTGGCTCGCTGCCCGATAACATTCCTGTGGAAATAGAAGCCCTTTTCGAACTTTTTTAA
- a CDS encoding D-TA family PLP-dependent enzyme yields MQEQPWYLLPNEEQIETPSLVFYEDRLRENIELLKGMINDSDRLRPHVKTHKCLEITNLLLSAGIKKFKCATIAEAEMLGMAKAKDVLLAYQPVAENINRFFKLKAKYPETIFSCLVDDARVAEKLATKAHEQGASVDVYVDLNVGMNRTGILPKFALALFKVLEALPQLKFKGLHAYDGHIHDSSMQVRKQKCKPIIEQLNTLKKEIEQINAEQITIVAGGTPSFPIFAADTAFECSPGTFILWDEGYQDAYEEQKFNTAALVLSRIVSIPNRGLLCTDLGHKAVAAEKALENRVVFINASRLQVRSQSEEHLVLSTTEPDNYRIGDLLYGLPYHICPTVALHQQALCLTNDKSLEYWDIISRNRKITI; encoded by the coding sequence ATGCAAGAGCAACCCTGGTACCTGTTGCCAAACGAGGAGCAAATAGAAACGCCTTCACTTGTTTTTTACGAAGATCGCCTCCGGGAAAACATTGAGCTACTGAAAGGTATGATCAACGATTCGGATAGATTGCGACCGCATGTAAAAACGCATAAGTGTTTAGAGATAACCAATTTGCTTTTATCTGCAGGCATCAAAAAATTTAAGTGTGCCACAATTGCCGAGGCAGAAATGCTCGGAATGGCGAAAGCGAAAGATGTACTGCTCGCTTACCAGCCTGTTGCCGAAAATATCAATCGCTTTTTTAAGCTGAAAGCTAAATATCCGGAAACGATTTTTAGCTGTTTGGTAGACGACGCCAGGGTGGCGGAGAAGCTGGCCACAAAAGCGCATGAGCAAGGTGCCTCTGTTGATGTTTACGTTGACTTAAACGTGGGGATGAACAGAACCGGAATTTTACCGAAATTTGCGCTGGCATTATTTAAGGTACTCGAAGCTTTGCCGCAACTTAAATTTAAAGGCTTGCATGCATACGATGGGCACATTCACGATTCATCAATGCAAGTGCGCAAACAGAAATGCAAACCCATTATTGAGCAACTAAATACCTTGAAAAAGGAAATTGAACAAATAAATGCTGAGCAGATTACAATTGTTGCCGGTGGAACACCGTCTTTTCCAATTTTTGCTGCAGATACAGCTTTTGAATGTAGTCCCGGTACTTTTATCCTTTGGGATGAAGGCTATCAAGATGCTTATGAAGAACAAAAATTTAACACAGCGGCTTTGGTACTGAGCAGAATTGTATCCATCCCAAACAGGGGTTTGCTCTGTACAGATTTGGGACATAAAGCGGTGGCAGCCGAAAAAGCATTAGAAAATCGGGTGGTTTTTATCAACGCCTCAAGATTGCAAGTTAGAAGCCAAAGTGAAGAGCATTTGGTGTTAAGTACCACCGAACCTGATAATTACCGCATCGGCGATTTGCTGTACGGGTTGCCTTACCACATTTGTCCAACCGTTGCCCTGCACCAGCAAGCGCTTTGTTTAACCAACGATAAATCGCTCGAATATTGGGATATTATTTCCCGAAACCGAAAAATTACCATTTAA
- a CDS encoding dipeptidase gives MFTIDAHLDLSMNALEWNRDLTQQVFDINKREEGLSDKPDRALATVSLPELRKGNIGLVVATQIARYVAPDNHLPGWHSPEQAWAQTQGQLAWYKAMEDAGEMAQVTNLETLENHLALWNNDQPNDKKPVGYILSLEGADSLVTVGHLERAWQNGLRAVGPAHYGPGRYAQGTDATGKMTSIGHDLLKEMERLNIILDATHLCDDSFWDALSRFNGHIWASHNNCRSLVNHNRQYSDEQIKELIDRGAVIGAALDAWMMVPNWKRGVSTPKSTNCNLEVMIDHIDHICQLAGNADHVGIGSDLDGAFGKEQCPYDLETIADLQKVPGLFKEKGYTDADVENLMHGNWLRFLRKAWG, from the coding sequence ATGTTTACTATAGATGCCCATTTAGATTTAAGTATGAACGCCCTCGAGTGGAATCGCGATTTAACTCAACAAGTTTTCGATATCAATAAACGAGAGGAAGGATTAAGCGACAAGCCGGATCGTGCTTTGGCAACCGTATCGTTACCGGAGCTGCGCAAAGGTAACATCGGGCTGGTTGTGGCTACGCAGATCGCCCGTTATGTGGCACCTGATAATCATTTACCGGGTTGGCACTCGCCAGAACAAGCCTGGGCGCAAACACAAGGGCAACTGGCTTGGTATAAAGCGATGGAAGATGCAGGCGAAATGGCTCAGGTAACTAACCTCGAAACACTGGAAAACCATTTGGCCCTTTGGAATAACGATCAACCGAATGACAAAAAACCTGTGGGTTATATCTTGAGCTTAGAAGGTGCAGATTCGCTGGTAACGGTTGGCCATTTAGAAAGGGCCTGGCAAAATGGACTGCGGGCCGTTGGTCCGGCGCATTATGGCCCCGGGCGCTACGCACAGGGAACAGATGCCACAGGAAAAATGACTTCAATAGGCCACGACTTGCTCAAAGAAATGGAACGCCTGAATATCATTTTGGATGCAACACATTTATGCGATGATAGTTTTTGGGATGCTTTGAGTCGTTTTAATGGTCATATTTGGGCCTCGCACAACAATTGCCGTAGTTTGGTTAATCACAACCGCCAATATAGCGACGAGCAGATCAAGGAACTGATTGATCGCGGTGCGGTAATCGGGGCGGCGCTTGATGCCTGGATGATGGTGCCGAATTGGAAACGTGGCGTATCTACACCTAAAAGCACCAACTGTAATTTGGAAGTAATGATCGACCATATCGATCACATTTGCCAATTGGCAGGCAATGCAGACCATGTTGGCATTGGTTCTGATTTGGATGGTGCATTCGGCAAAGAACAGTGCCCATACGACCTGGAAACGATTGCCGATTTGCAAAAAGTGCCTGGTTTATTTAAGGAAAAGGGTTATACCGATGCTGATGTAGAAAATTTAATGCATGGAAACTGGTTGCGCTTTCTTCGGAAAGCCTGGGGATAG
- a CDS encoding glycoside hydrolase family 3 N-terminal domain-containing protein, producing the protein MTRNLTLWLNSILLLAAVASVAQTKSNLPLYKNAKAPVESRIKDLLSRMTVEEKVGQISMPLGWPMYTKTGNNVAVSEAFKKALKEEHTGMLWATLRADPWTKKTLLTGLNPELAAKATNAIQKYAIENTRLGIPVLLSEEAPHGHMAIGTTVFPTSIGQASTFNPDLIKDMATTIAEETRLQGGHVGYGPVLDLAREPRWSRVEETYGEDHVLNSRMGEAMVQGFQGKGINTGVNVVSTLKHFTAYGAPEGGHKVARALIGLR; encoded by the coding sequence ATGACAAGAAACCTAACCCTCTGGCTTAATTCAATCCTTTTGTTAGCTGCTGTTGCGTCTGTAGCACAAACAAAATCGAACCTGCCTTTATATAAAAATGCAAAGGCTCCGGTAGAAAGCAGGATAAAAGATTTGCTTTCGCGAATGACAGTTGAAGAAAAAGTCGGCCAGATTTCAATGCCATTGGGCTGGCCGATGTACACCAAAACTGGCAACAATGTAGCGGTTAGCGAAGCTTTTAAGAAAGCGTTGAAAGAAGAACACACCGGCATGCTTTGGGCAACCTTGCGGGCCGATCCGTGGACGAAAAAGACCTTACTTACAGGATTAAATCCAGAATTGGCAGCAAAAGCAACCAATGCGATTCAAAAATATGCCATTGAAAACACACGTTTGGGCATTCCCGTTTTACTGTCAGAGGAGGCGCCGCACGGGCATATGGCCATTGGCACCACCGTTTTTCCAACATCCATTGGCCAGGCCAGCACATTTAATCCCGATTTAATTAAAGACATGGCAACGACCATTGCCGAAGAAACCCGTTTACAGGGCGGACATGTGGGGTACGGTCCGGTTTTAGATTTAGCAAGAGAGCCCCGTTGGTCGAGAGTGGAAGAAACCTATGGCGAAGATCATGTATTAAACAGCAGAATGGGCGAGGCCATGGTTCAGGGCTTTCAAGGCAAAGGCATCAACACTGGCGTTAACGTCGTATCTACGTTAAAACATTTTACCGCATACGGAGCGCCAGAAGGCGGACACAAAGTGGCGAGGGCTTTGATCGGGCTACGTTAG
- a CDS encoding glycoside hydrolase family 3 C-terminal domain-containing protein, which yields MLGDQVKLLQAVVKTGKPVVLVLIKGRPLNLNWASANVPAILDAWYPGQEGGNAIADVIFGDYNPAGRLPISVPKSVGQLPVYYNARYPEKHDYIETDAEPLYSFGYGLSYTTFNYEHLKLSFKNGIATASFDLKNSGTVDGDEVVQLYLNAKTSSVVLPIKQLKQFERIFLKAGEQKRVTFELNSSDLEIYDAKMQWKVEPGKYSVMIGSCSDRIKLEGTFEVK from the coding sequence TTGCTGGGAGATCAGGTTAAACTTTTACAGGCCGTGGTTAAAACCGGGAAACCTGTGGTTTTGGTACTGATAAAAGGCAGGCCATTGAACCTCAACTGGGCCTCAGCGAACGTACCCGCCATTTTAGATGCATGGTACCCCGGGCAGGAAGGTGGAAATGCAATTGCCGACGTTATTTTTGGCGATTACAACCCCGCTGGCCGTTTACCCATTTCTGTACCTAAATCGGTAGGGCAGTTGCCTGTTTATTACAATGCCCGTTATCCCGAAAAGCACGATTATATAGAAACTGATGCCGAGCCCCTTTACAGTTTCGGCTATGGTTTAAGCTACACCACTTTCAATTATGAACATCTGAAATTAAGCTTCAAAAACGGCATTGCTACCGCCAGTTTCGATCTGAAAAACTCAGGCACTGTAGATGGAGACGAAGTTGTTCAGTTGTACCTCAATGCAAAAACGTCGTCAGTGGTGCTACCCATTAAACAACTCAAGCAATTCGAAAGGATTTTCCTTAAAGCAGGCGAACAAAAACGCGTAACCTTTGAACTGAACAGCAGCGACCTTGAAATTTACGATGCCAAAATGCAATGGAAAGTTGAACCGGGGAAGTATTCGGTGATGATCGGCTCATGTTCTGACCGGATCAAGCTTGAAGGCACGTTTGAGGTAAAGTAA
- a CDS encoding FAD-dependent oxidoreductase, giving the protein MNISSPMNKRDGEHMSAWQNFEVLATATNENNVEDTCDTLIVGAGITGLTTGLLLQQRGQRCIIVDAQNPGYGTTGGTSAHLNTFLDSSYPEIDSDFGEEASKQMAKASAAMIALIKKNIDDFGIDADFEYKKGYLFAQNDEESKTLSDILSSSKKAGVIVSEADTNDLPIDFQSSLCFEQQAQFHPLKYLKGIADEFIRLGGKIFTETSIEENTFENGIHHSKSANRSFVSKNLVYATHISPGVNILSLRNAPYRSYILAVKLKGENYPEHLSYDLKEPYHYFRSHVIDGQKLLLIGGADHKTGHEDPEKAFEELESYVRTYFDIEEIAYKWSSQYYVPVDGLPYIGQLPGGEPATYVATGFNGNGMILGSLSATIIADLITEQKNEYSELLSPARLKPVAGFSEFVKENADVAYRFVADRFGSELKNGIAELAAGDGKILKVDDKKLAVYKDDTGKITGLNPVCTHAGCIVHFNREEKSWDCPCHGARYDIEGNVVTGPARKNLEKISLEDPE; this is encoded by the coding sequence ATGAACATATCCTCACCCATGAATAAGCGAGACGGCGAACACATGAGCGCCTGGCAAAACTTTGAAGTTTTAGCAACTGCTACTAACGAAAATAACGTTGAAGACACTTGTGATACACTGATTGTTGGCGCAGGGATAACCGGCCTGACCACAGGTTTGCTACTGCAGCAGCGGGGACAGCGTTGCATTATCGTTGATGCGCAGAACCCTGGCTACGGAACCACCGGCGGTACAAGTGCTCACCTTAACACTTTTTTAGATTCGAGTTATCCCGAAATTGACAGCGATTTTGGCGAAGAAGCGTCCAAACAAATGGCGAAAGCGTCGGCAGCTATGATTGCCCTGATCAAGAAAAATATCGACGACTTTGGCATCGATGCCGATTTTGAATATAAGAAAGGTTATTTGTTTGCCCAAAACGACGAAGAAAGTAAAACGTTATCTGATATTTTATCCTCATCGAAAAAAGCGGGCGTTATTGTAAGTGAGGCTGATACAAACGATTTGCCGATTGATTTCCAATCGTCGCTTTGTTTTGAGCAGCAGGCGCAATTTCACCCATTGAAATATCTTAAAGGCATTGCCGATGAGTTTATCAGGCTAGGTGGGAAGATCTTTACAGAAACTTCCATAGAAGAAAATACTTTCGAGAATGGAATTCACCATTCGAAGTCTGCAAACCGTAGCTTCGTCTCGAAAAACCTCGTTTATGCCACGCACATATCGCCCGGCGTAAATATTCTTTCGCTAAGAAACGCACCTTACAGAAGTTACATTTTGGCAGTAAAGCTTAAAGGCGAAAACTATCCTGAGCACCTGAGTTACGACCTTAAGGAACCGTATCATTATTTCAGGTCGCACGTTATTGATGGCCAGAAACTGCTTCTAATTGGCGGCGCCGACCATAAAACGGGACATGAAGACCCCGAAAAGGCTTTTGAAGAATTGGAAAGCTATGTGCGGACTTATTTCGACATCGAGGAAATTGCCTACAAGTGGTCTTCGCAATATTATGTGCCTGTTGATGGGCTTCCTTATATTGGGCAGCTTCCGGGCGGAGAGCCTGCAACCTATGTGGCAACCGGTTTTAACGGCAACGGTATGATTTTGGGCAGCTTGTCGGCTACAATAATCGCCGATTTGATAACGGAGCAAAAAAACGAATACAGTGAGCTGCTTAGTCCTGCAAGGTTAAAACCTGTTGCTGGCTTTAGCGAGTTTGTAAAAGAAAACGCCGATGTGGCTTATCGTTTTGTGGCCGACCGCTTTGGCAGCGAACTTAAAAACGGCATAGCTGAACTGGCAGCGGGTGACGGAAAAATCTTAAAAGTTGATGATAAAAAGCTTGCTGTTTACAAAGATGATACCGGAAAAATCACAGGGTTGAATCCTGTTTGTACGCATGCCGGATGTATCGTTCATTTTAACCGTGAAGAAAAATCGTGGGATTGCCCCTGCCACGGCGCCCGCTACGATATTGAAGGAAACGTTGTTACGGGCCCAGCTCGTAAGAATCTGGAGAAGATTTCGTTGGAAGACCCGGAATAA
- a CDS encoding ankyrin repeat domain-containing protein, whose amino-acid sequence MSNIDLDKVLIPATRQGETEVVRELIKQGADINTRDEKGYTPLIIACYNNQLATAELLLGAGADINLADFGGNTALMGASFKGYIDIVKLLIEAGADLNCQHGNGGTALMFAAMFGRNDALKLLLENGADTNVTDNRGNTAESYAALQGNSDGLALLSSAQDSTSQTAV is encoded by the coding sequence ATGAGCAACATTGACTTAGATAAGGTACTGATTCCTGCAACAAGACAGGGAGAAACAGAAGTAGTTCGCGAACTTATTAAGCAGGGCGCAGATATAAATACAAGGGATGAAAAAGGCTATACACCGTTAATTATTGCCTGTTATAATAATCAGCTGGCAACGGCAGAATTGCTTTTAGGGGCAGGCGCCGATATTAATCTGGCCGACTTTGGTGGCAATACCGCATTAATGGGAGCGAGTTTTAAAGGCTATATAGACATTGTTAAGCTTTTGATTGAAGCGGGCGCAGATTTAAATTGTCAGCATGGTAACGGCGGAACCGCTTTAATGTTTGCTGCCATGTTTGGCCGGAATGACGCATTAAAGCTTTTGCTGGAAAACGGTGCAGACACTAATGTTACGGATAACCGCGGAAATACCGCCGAAAGTTACGCCGCTTTACAGGGGAACAGCGATGGATTAGCACTTTTAAGCAGCGCTCAAGATTCAACTTCGCAAACTGCGGTTTAA
- a CDS encoding YciE/YciF ferroxidase family protein, with translation MATTKTAAKTTAKKATSSAKVENSEFREFFIDELKDIYWAEKHLATALPKLQKAATSPELASAFEKHTNETKEHVQTLEKIFELLGEKASAKKCDAMAGLLEEANSIISDTDKDTLIRDAGLILAAQKVEHYEIATYGTLRVFAQNMGQDEIADLLTQTLENEKETDVALTEIAVTAINEEAAAE, from the coding sequence ATGGCAACAACGAAAACAGCGGCAAAAACGACCGCAAAAAAAGCAACGAGCAGTGCGAAAGTGGAAAATTCAGAATTTCGCGAATTTTTTATTGACGAACTAAAAGATATTTATTGGGCTGAAAAGCATTTGGCAACTGCACTTCCAAAATTGCAGAAAGCCGCAACAAGCCCTGAATTAGCTTCGGCATTTGAAAAACATACCAACGAGACCAAAGAGCACGTGCAAACGTTAGAAAAAATTTTTGAATTGCTTGGCGAGAAAGCATCAGCAAAGAAATGCGATGCAATGGCAGGTTTACTTGAAGAAGCTAACTCAATTATCTCTGATACAGACAAGGATACACTTATCCGCGATGCGGGCTTAATTTTAGCCGCACAAAAAGTTGAGCACTATGAGATTGCTACATACGGCACGCTAAGGGTATTTGCGCAAAATATGGGGCAAGATGAAATTGCAGATTTATTAACGCAAACGCTCGAAAATGAAAAAGAGACTGATGTAGCGTTAACAGAAATTGCGGTAACCGCCATTAACGAAGAAGCGGCCGCAGAATAA
- a CDS encoding inorganic diphosphatase produces the protein MPKEELVTVIVETPKGSQQKFDYSPNTGRFELMKLLPAGMYFPFDFGFIPDTIGEDGDPIDVMVISELKTFTGCVVKCRIIGAISAEQTERDGATMRNDRILAIPETSMEYAKIKTMRELPKGLVNQIESFFIAYNEQAGKTFKPLANITPAMANKRIKEGAEKNRESKTLVEIFLPRVNDKTAESKLNQLKNKLIRQFGGLTAYDRGAAEGKWLANDKVEQDAITVIEVMTNEFDDDYWKLVKADLEKLLNQSQILIRYSKINQLV, from the coding sequence ATGCCAAAAGAAGAATTGGTTACCGTAATAGTTGAAACACCAAAGGGAAGCCAGCAAAAATTCGACTACTCGCCAAACACCGGCCGCTTTGAGCTGATGAAGCTTTTGCCTGCAGGAATGTACTTTCCTTTCGATTTTGGTTTCATTCCCGATACCATTGGTGAAGATGGAGACCCGATCGACGTGATGGTTATTTCTGAACTAAAAACCTTTACCGGTTGTGTAGTAAAATGTCGGATTATTGGCGCCATATCTGCCGAACAAACGGAACGTGATGGCGCAACGATGCGTAACGACAGGATTCTTGCCATTCCGGAAACCAGTATGGAATATGCTAAAATTAAAACAATGAGGGAATTGCCGAAAGGACTGGTGAATCAAATCGAATCGTTTTTTATCGCTTATAACGAACAAGCTGGCAAAACGTTTAAGCCACTAGCCAATATTACGCCGGCAATGGCAAACAAACGCATAAAAGAAGGTGCGGAAAAGAATCGTGAAAGTAAAACACTTGTTGAAATCTTCCTCCCCCGGGTGAACGATAAAACGGCCGAAAGCAAATTGAACCAGTTAAAAAACAAGTTGATCAGGCAATTCGGTGGGTTAACGGCCTATGACCGTGGTGCGGCGGAGGGCAAATGGCTTGCGAACGATAAAGTTGAACAAGATGCAATTACGGTAATTGAAGTAATGACTAATGAATTTGATGATGACTATTGGAAATTGGTGAAAGCAGACCTCGAAAAATTGCTAAACCAAAGCCAAATACTCATTCGATACTCGAAAATTAATCAGCTGGTTTAA
- a CDS encoding DUF6766 family protein: MATNESKSKRSWLYKNGLSVFFLFLFLFTLGGQALTGWHEHNTELQELGAAKISLTTYLSTGHFISATFENFESEFLQMMLYVLLTIHLRQIGSAESKKIDEPEAVDRVPVASKDSPWPVKKGGWILWLYANSLSLAFAILFLTSWALHLYGSWESHNTEQHLKGMAEESLLSYAAGANFWFETFQNWQSEFLSVASIVILTIFLRQKGSPESKPVDAPHLETGK, encoded by the coding sequence ATGGCAACAAACGAAAGTAAGAGTAAGCGGAGTTGGCTGTACAAAAACGGACTTTCTGTTTTTTTCCTTTTCCTTTTTCTATTTACGCTTGGCGGGCAGGCACTAACCGGATGGCACGAACACAATACGGAACTGCAGGAGCTTGGTGCCGCAAAAATTTCACTAACCACCTACCTTTCAACAGGGCACTTCATTTCGGCGACATTCGAGAATTTTGAAAGTGAGTTTCTGCAAATGATGCTTTATGTGCTGTTAACGATTCATTTGAGACAGATTGGCTCGGCAGAATCGAAAAAAATTGACGAGCCTGAAGCGGTCGATCGCGTTCCGGTAGCCAGCAAAGATAGCCCCTGGCCCGTAAAGAAAGGTGGATGGATCCTCTGGCTTTACGCCAACTCACTTTCGCTGGCCTTCGCAATATTGTTTTTAACAAGCTGGGCGCTTCACTTATACGGAAGCTGGGAATCGCACAATACCGAACAGCACCTAAAGGGCATGGCGGAAGAAAGCTTACTCAGCTATGCTGCCGGGGCAAACTTTTGGTTTGAAACCTTTCAAAACTGGCAAAGCGAATTTTTATCCGTTGCCTCTATTGTCATCCTCACCATTTTTCTGCGCCAAAAAGGTTCTCCTGAATCGAAACCTGTAGACGCTCCTCATTTAGAAACTGGAAAATAA
- a CDS encoding CinA family protein: protein MKEETIENITKLLIEKKMNLAFAESATAGALCARFSLMDDAGSFLKGGIACYDACLKQNLLDVDEALLKKYTPESMEVTKAITLGLGKLIPADIHIGVTGLTCPGGSETAEKPVGTMFIYAVHGGEHIFSERMNFSGSQEEIVSGTIARCAELLEDYLLKLN from the coding sequence ATGAAAGAGGAAACGATTGAGAATATTACAAAACTCTTGATAGAAAAGAAAATGAACCTGGCTTTTGCCGAAAGTGCTACGGCTGGTGCGCTCTGCGCCCGTTTTTCGTTGATGGATGATGCCGGCTCATTTTTAAAGGGCGGAATTGCCTGTTACGATGCCTGCTTAAAACAAAACTTACTGGATGTTGATGAAGCCTTGCTGAAAAAATACACACCCGAATCGATGGAGGTAACCAAAGCCATTACTTTGGGTTTGGGTAAACTTATCCCTGCGGATATACACATTGGTGTAACGGGGTTAACCTGCCCCGGAGGCAGCGAAACGGCCGAAAAACCTGTAGGTACCATGTTTATTTATGCGGTTCATGGTGGGGAGCACATTTTTTCTGAGCGGATGAATTTTAGCGGCTCGCAGGAAGAAATCGTTTCGGGCACTATAGCACGTTGCGCCGAACTGCTTGAAGATTACCTCCTAAAGTTAAATTGA
- a CDS encoding YciE/YciF ferroxidase family protein → MKKQESGTTPKLSTKTNNDSQNPLLELFTSGIRDLYWAENHLVKSLPKMISAATDPKLKKTIESHLVETQGHVRRIEQIFTLLNEKPIAKKCDAMEGLTKEGEGMVEETEQGTVARDMGIILASQKVEHYEIASYNGLFKLAEQLGLNEVGALLAETLSEEKLADEKLADLADKEIDYKIADKA, encoded by the coding sequence ATGAAAAAACAAGAAAGCGGTACAACGCCAAAACTCAGTACCAAAACCAACAACGACAGTCAGAACCCGCTGCTGGAACTATTCACCAGCGGAATACGCGATTTATACTGGGCAGAGAATCACCTGGTAAAAAGCTTACCAAAAATGATCTCTGCCGCTACCGATCCTAAATTGAAAAAAACAATAGAATCTCATCTTGTAGAAACCCAGGGACATGTACGGCGGATTGAGCAGATTTTTACGCTTTTGAATGAAAAGCCAATAGCCAAAAAATGCGATGCCATGGAAGGGTTGACAAAGGAAGGGGAAGGCATGGTAGAGGAAACTGAACAAGGAACGGTTGCAAGAGACATGGGTATCATTTTGGCCTCTCAAAAAGTTGAGCATTACGAAATCGCCTCTTACAACGGCCTTTTTAAACTTGCGGAACAGTTAGGACTGAATGAAGTTGGGGCGTTGCTGGCCGAAACACTTTCGGAAGAAAAACTTGCCGACGAAAAGCTAGCTGATTTAGCTGATAAAGAAATTGATTATAAAATTGCCGACAAAGCGTAA